From the genome of Miscanthus floridulus cultivar M001 chromosome 10, ASM1932011v1, whole genome shotgun sequence, one region includes:
- the LOC136489258 gene encoding uncharacterized protein produces MEHDSDSDKEMKRNSDSDKKMEHDSNSDKEMEHNPNSDAIFKTKEPHLIVLEDTTAIMKEYNLYDSKKNSVLSPQAKPRLTRTLKNYLIKREKNSDLAQKLRQLNQTKDEAPYKKSSEEATNNEAEYEALIHGLRVASSLGIKRLIVYDDSAVVINKVNKDWDCTKDNMDAYCAEVRKLEKIFQGLKIHHVLRDSNVAANVLANVGSDRAKIPPGIFVEELIAPSIK; encoded by the exons ATGGAGCACGACTCCGACTCGGACAAGGAGATGAAGCGCAATTCTGACTCAGACAAGAAGATGGAGCATGACTCCAACTCGGATAAGGAGATGGAGCACAACCCCAATTCAgatgcaattttcaaaacaaaggAGCCACACCTAATTGTACTCGAAGACACAACAGCAATCATGAAGGAATATAACCTGTACGACTCCAAAAAGAACTCG gttctttcacctcaagcaaagcccAGACTAACACGTacgttgaagaactaccttatcaagagggaaaagaactcggatctaGCTCAGAAACTacgacagctcaaccaaacgaaggatgaagcaccatacaagaagagctcagaagag gcaactaacaatgaagcagaatatgaagcattaatacatggtctaagagttgcaagctcacttGGGATCAAAAGGCTAATTGTCTACGAtgattcagctgtagtaatcaataaagtcaacaaggattgggattgtacaaaagacaatatggatgcatactgtgcTGAAGttagaaaattggagaaaattttccaagggctcaaaatccatcatgtactaagggaTTCCAACGTTGCAGCAAATGTGCTAGCCAACgtgggatcagatagagcaaaaatACCACCTGGTATATTTGTAGAAGAACTCATAGCCCCATCTATCAAATAA